From Tiliqua scincoides isolate rTilSci1 chromosome 2, rTilSci1.hap2, whole genome shotgun sequence, the proteins below share one genomic window:
- the NOP2 gene encoding probable 28S rRNA (cytosine(4447)-C(5))-methyltransferase: MGRKLDPTRKVKRGPGRKARKQRGAEEELSRFLPPAPEDGTRKLSSNARRRAAKRRIKLAEPQTGKNELQELTATKKSSQTGANERSASQDGSRAGFSDNNARWLTPSASGKKRSRPEESDEDSVALSGSDGNEGFLESEGDDGSENGMVDDYGALSSEDDEELLPIEKAAQKQKLDRQGFSEDDSEEEEEEPSQCRQDVDQEQKEDRDLQLNLDADERFVLPSGQEIEKAAQLPDLQLIHQRIKDNIEVLQNFGAKREEGRSRQEYLALLRQDLSAYYSYSDFLIGKLMDLFPLSELVDFLESNEVSRPVTLRTNTLKTRRRDLAQALINRGVNLDPLGKWSKTGLVVYDSSVPIGATPEYLAGHYMLQGASSLLPVMALAPQENERILDMCCAPGGKTSYIAQLMKNTGVILANDSNAERLHSVVGNLHRLGVTNTVVSHCDGRQFPKVLGGFDRVLLDAPCSGTGVISKDPTVKTNKDEKDILRCAHLQKELILSAIDSVNAASETGGYVVYCTCSVTVEENEWVVDYALKKRNVRLVMTGLDFGKEGFTRFKERRFHPSLKCTRRFYPHTHNMDGFFVAKLKKFSNAIPKPLKDEEPQGEPDVQTAKEGCAPPGNPPKRKKQEELTAVKKQTAKQESSAAVATKLQPKGKLKSDKQKKQLLVSRRGSFQKRSKSLKTARPSPGGLRSRPTPSKKRRVH, translated from the exons ATGGGGCGCAAGTTGGACCCCACCCGCAAGGTGAAGCGCGGTCCGGGGCGCAAGGCTCGCAAGCAGCGCGGGGCTGAGGAGGAGCTGTCCCGCTTCCTGCCCCCTG CTCCTGAAGATGGCACAAGGAAGCTCTCTAGCAATGCTCGGCGAAG AGCTGCAAAGAGGCGAATCAAGTTGGCAGAGCCCCAAACAGGCAAGAATGAGCTCCAGGAATTGACAG CTACAAAGAAGTCATCACAAACAGGTGCAAATGAGAGATCAGCGTCACAAGATGGCAGCCGAGCTGGCTTTAGTGATAACAACGCTAGATGGCTTACTCCTTCTGCCTCTGGGAAGAAGAGATCCAGACCTGAAGAGAGTGATGaagacagtgtggccctcagtGGCAGTGATGGGAATGAGGGATTTTTGGAGAGTGAGGGGGATGATGGAAGTGAGAACGGGATGGTGGATGACTATGGAGCTTTGTCTTCTGAAGATGACGAGGAG CTCTTACCCATTGAGAAAGCTGCCCAGAAGCAGAAGTTGGACAG GCAGGGCTTTAGTGAAGAtgacagtgaggaggaggaggaagagccatCGCAATGCAGGCAGGATGTGGACCAGGAGCAAAAGGAGGACAGAGACCTGCAGCTTAACCTGGATGCCGATGAGCGCTTTGTGCTGCCCAGTGGGCAGGAGATAGAGAAAG CTGCTCAGCTACCTGACCTTCAACTCATTCATCAGCGCATCAAGGACAACATAGAGGTGCTCCAGAACTTTGGGGCAAAGCGAGAGGAGGGGCGCTCCCGGCAGGAATACCTGGCCCTTCTGCGTCAAGACCTTTCAGCTTATTACTCTTACAGTGACTTTTTGATTGGGAAgttgatggacctcttcccactGTCTGAG ttGGTTGACTTCCTGGAGTCAAATGAGGTTTCTCGACCTGTGACCCTTCGCACCAACACACTCAAGACACGGCGCCGTGACCTAGCACAG GCCCTGATAAACCGTGGAGTAAATCTAGACCCTTTAGGAAAGTGGTCAAAAACCGGACTGGTTGTGTATGACTCCTCTGTGCCGATAG GTGCCACCCCAGAGTACTTGGCTGGACATTACATGTTGCAAGgagcctccagcctcctcccagtCATGGCTCTGGCCCCCCAGGAGAATGAACGTATTCTGGACATGTGCTGTGCTCCCGGCGGCAAGACCAGCTACATAG CTCAGCTAATGAAGAACACCGGTGTGATACTTGCTAATGACAGCAATGCCGAGCGATTGCACAGTGTGGTAGGAAACCTGCATCGTCTGGGAGTCACAAACACTGTCGTAAGCCACTGTGATGGGCGCCAGTTTCCCAAG GTGCTGGGTGGCTTTGACCGCGTCCTGCTTGATGCTCCGTGTAGTGGCACAGGTGTGATTTCAAAGGACCCAACAGTCAAAACTAATAAG GATGAGAAGGACATTTTGCGCTGTGCTCACCTACAGAAGGAACTGATTCTCAGTGCCATTGACTCGGTCAATGCTGCCTCCGAAACTGGGGGATACGTGGTCTATTGCACGTGTTCGGTCACG GTGGAGGAGAATGAGTGGGTTGTGGATTATGCCCTGAAGAAACGCAACGTCCGCTTGGTAATGACAGGCCTGGACTTTGGCAAGGAAGGATTTACCAG GTTTAAGGAGCGCCGCTTCCACCCTTCCTTGAAATGTACCCGGCGCTTCTACCCTCACACCCACAATATGGATGGGTTTTTTGTCGCCAAACTCAAGAAGTTTTCCAATGCCATTCCCAAGCCTCTGAAAG ACGAAGAACCTCAGGGTGAGCCAGATGTGCAGACAGCAAAAGAGGGGTGTGCACCTCCTGGGAATCCACctaaaagaaagaaacaagaggAGTTGACAGCTGTGAAGAAACAGACTGCAAAACAGGAATCTTCTGCAGCAGTTGCAACCAAGTTGCAGCCTAAAGGAAAGTTGAAAAGTGATAAGCAGAAGAAACAGCTGCTTGTCTCACGGCGAGGCTCCTTCCAGAAGCGGTCCAAGTCCTTGAAGACTGCTCGGCCATCCCCTGGAGGTCTGAGAAGTCGGCCAACCCCCAGCAAGAAGCGCAGGGTGCACTGA